CGAACTTCTAATATTTGTAGGTCTTCCACTGTTGTTCGTGGCCACTATTGGATGGCGCGCGGTCACCAAGGACTTGGATAGCTCCTTGTAACACCTAACAATTCATTCAAGCCGAACCCGCATCAGGGCGGCGCCTAAGTTCACGCCTTCAGCTATATTCGCACCCAGTCGCCGCCCCGCTGCGGGTCGGCTTAATTCAGGCGTTAGGCCCATGAAGAGATTTATCGCATTTCTGGCAATGCTCGTTTCAATCTCCGGCACATCCTGTGCGCAGTCCACTCCGCCAATCGATGTCGCCGGCCTTACGGAAGCATCAATGAACTTCGATCAAGAGGGAGTCGGTGCGTTCCTCGACAGCCTCTCTCAGTCTTTCTCCTCTGGCTTCAGCTCCGACCAGGCGGATAAACTTGCCGCAGCAATTGAGGCCCTGCCGGTCGAGCAGACTGGCAACTGGGAGTACGGCGTGACAGTAAATGGCAAGCCTGAGCGCTTGGTGGTCGTCGCGTTCAAGGACGACATTGATGCCCCGGATCTTGCGTTCTACTCGTCCGCGGAGTTGGCCGCCCGCATTCAGAGGCAACTAGAGTCATTCGCGCAGGCCCAAGGCTGGTAGGGCCTAACAATTCATTCAAGCCGATGCCGCTTCGCGGCACGGCTTAATTCAGGCGTTAGCGCCCTATGACGATTGATCAGCAAGCTCGCGCAACTTTGGCTGAGTCAACCCGTTGGCTCATTGGTTCCCGCATCACAAACTTTCAGTTCGACGATGCCGTGCCAAAGTCAGCCGACCCAGCCATCCGGGAGGTCTACAACCAGTTCCTGTGGCTGCTCTATTGCGATCTTCGAGAGCATCGCCTAATTGGCATCGACAAGCTGTCGCAAACGCAAAGGGACGCTGCAGTCCGATGCGTGCTCTTTCTAAAATCGGGGTTTCCGTACTTATGGCCAGTTCTTTCTCGCGGCCCGTCTGTTCTTCTCATGCTCGCCAACCTGCTGACATTTGGCTGGGCCGGACGCATCTATTTCCGCCGCCTCAGTCCCGCTGGCGACATGGCCTACTGGCCGTTCTTGTCTCAGTCCCAGTACGCTGCCGCACTTGGTGCGCCTGTGTACTTGTCCGGCGCGGGCGCTGACAATTCATTCAAGCCGAACCCGCTTCGCGGGTCGGCTCAATTCAGGCGTTAGCGGGCTGATGGAAGAGTACGAGCGCAACATCCTCAAGCACATCGATGAACATGGGTGCAGTGTCACCTCTGTCTTCGATCCGGACGAGAAGGAGCCGCCCTTCTCGTACTCCATTGGCGTAGCCAGATCGTCCGGCGCTCCCGAAATCATTGTCGTTGGGCTCAACTCCAAGCTGTCGCACTGGATGGTCAATGAGTACAACCGTCGGTGCCAAGCGGGTGAGAGGTTTCAACCAGGCGTGCTGTACCTCGACTTCCTGGAAGGGTTCGCGGTCCAGTTTCGCCAAGTTGCGCGTGAGCATCGCGCTGAATACATGCGTTCCGCCTGTTGGCTCCACGACGGGCCAGACTTTGACGCGGTGCAGCTAGTCTGGCCAAGCACGTCCGGAGTGTGGCCATGGGATGCCGAGGCCTCAGATTGGTTCCGCAGTAACCAACCTTTGCTGGCGGGTGAGGCGGCGTGACGCCCGCTAACAGTTCATTCAAACCGAATCCGCTTCGCGGATCAGCTTGATTCAAGCACTAGGGCGTAGATGACCATCCGCGAAGAACTAGTGAGAGCCCGACGACGCTGCTTGGCACTTATGCTCGGCG
This genomic stretch from Pseudoxanthomonas sp. CF385 harbors:
- a CDS encoding DUF4262 domain-containing protein, whose translation is MEEYERNILKHIDEHGCSVTSVFDPDEKEPPFSYSIGVARSSGAPEIIVVGLNSKLSHWMVNEYNRRCQAGERFQPGVLYLDFLEGFAVQFRQVAREHRAEYMRSACWLHDGPDFDAVQLVWPSTSGVWPWDAEASDWFRSNQPLLAGEAA